GGCATTGGATTTTTCATTATCGATTTCAGGTGACAAGAGTTGATCCCTTAATGTCTGTAGTAATGGGAAACCGACCGTGATGTAAACAGTAAATATCGATGAACCTTCTCATCATACTGTTTCATTACGGTGGCGTGCTACATCGCCTTCGATACCGCACATCCCTTAAAGATAAGGAGCTTACCGAGTAACTCCTGTCGTATTTTATTGTCCTGACCTATGGTGGAAATATGAATACGCATCAAAGCTCTGTCTGGTCTGGCGGGAGAAATATCGATATCAATAATCTTTGCTTTTATTCGCAATACATCACCGGGCCGGGTCGGTCGGGGCCAGGTAATATTTTCCACGCCTTTGCCGATAATGCCATGCGCCAGCGGTAAACACTTTACCAGCAGATTCATGGTAATACTGACCGTATGCCAGCCGCTTGCCGCCAGCCCCCTGAAGATAGAGTCTTTTGCCAGTCTATCATCCATGTGAAAAGGTTGCGGGTCATACCGGGTTGAAAACTCTGTGATTTCCTCGGCGCTGACGTAATACTCCGAACTATAAAAAACCTGGCCGACCTTAAGGTCATCCATATACAGTTTCGGTAATGTCGTCTCCCCGATATCATTCTCTATTAGGTATGCGTCTGCCGTATTGACATAATCGCTTGAATAGTTTTCATCTTGCATATTCACGAGCCTCCCTTCCTGACATGAACATATCCGCCTCATGCTAACAGTGACTTATTCCCATACACTGTGCGCCCTATAAGCAGCCATCGGTAAAAATAAGAGATATCTATCCATCGCCGCCAGATTTAAACATCTTTTCCTTCATAAAATCCGAGCAACTCCAGGTGTTAATTTTCTATGAAAAAGC
This sequence is a window from Dickeya aquatica. Protein-coding genes within it:
- a CDS encoding MaoC/PaaZ C-terminal domain-containing protein, whose translation is MQDENYSSDYVNTADAYLIENDIGETTLPKLYMDDLKVGQVFYSSEYYVSAEEITEFSTRYDPQPFHMDDRLAKDSIFRGLAASGWHTVSITMNLLVKCLPLAHGIIGKGVENITWPRPTRPGDVLRIKAKIIDIDISPARPDRALMRIHISTIGQDNKIRQELLGKLLIFKGCAVSKAM